A single genomic interval of Helianthus annuus cultivar XRQ/B chromosome 6, HanXRQr2.0-SUNRISE, whole genome shotgun sequence harbors:
- the LOC110865182 gene encoding uncharacterized protein LOC110865182 isoform X1, translating into MLKGSCRNICPKDHKMEKLGFAMIVDEIFTRLPAKAIGCLKCVCKDFCKELSTHFFEMRHSCRIGNSHKKYLSLRGMSIVVDNVIGGNLDVFTSKQITLPSNVDPIFLRILASLNGPLLVTFNARCCELILWNPTTRCHKLLSVSDFSQWYVQKCDTGGMYFDETNDLKVLHIKYYLLNNVVTARVYSRRCETWREIDFLRGVNFGGQGYSMSSEIYSGKSIYFVCSRSWYPGPFERYIVAFNVISETFRSIRFPESLEVTPWPGKILSIAKKLHFIVVEGSPELSVGLYKVEDEAFIKMFSINNIHIISYEQSLRWSTIFQNNKWLLRNVWIRPVEAKLSMKFLITFNILIPTLVWNKHYLSRPLFRRLIRNYYAIL; encoded by the exons ATGCTAAAAGGCAGTTGTAGAAATATATG CCCCAAAGATCATAAAATGGAAAAGCTTGGGTTTGCAATGATCGTTGATGAAATATTCACAAGGCTCCCTGCCAAAGCTATTGGTtgtttgaaatgtgtttgcaaaGATTTCTGTAAGGAACTGTCAACTCATTTTTTTGAGATGAGGCATTCTTGTCGAATTGGAAATTCACATAAGAAATATCTCTCCTTGCGAGGTATGTCAATTGTTGTTGACAACGTAATAGGTGGGAATTTGGATGTGTTTACAAGCAAACAGATCACTTTACCTAGCAATGTTGACCCTATATTCTTACGTATTCTAGCATCGCTTAATGGGCCGTTGTTAGTGACTTTTAATGCGAGATGCTGTGAGCTGATCCTTTGGAATCCAACAACCAGGTGCCATAAGTTGTTGTCCGTCTCAGACTTTTCTCAGTGGTATGTTCAAAAATGTGATACAGGTGGAatgtattttgatgaaaccaatgATCTTAAAGTGCTTCACATCAAATATTATTTGTTGAATAATGTCGTTACTGCTCGTGTTTATTCACGACGTTGTGAGACATGGAGGGAAATAGATTTCTTGAGGGGAGTTAATTTCGGTGGTCAGGGTTATTCAATGTCTTCCGAAATTTATTCTGGCAAATCCATATATTTCGTGTGTTCAAGAAGTTGGTATCCTGGCCCTTTCGAGAGGTATATAGTTGCTTTCAATGTTATTTCCGAAACTTTTAGAAGCATTCGTTTTCCTGAAAGTTTGGAAGTTACTCCTTGGCCAGGAAAAATTCTGAGCATTGCAAAGAAGCTCCATTTTATTGTTGTTGAAGGGTCTCCCGAGTTATCTGTTGGTTTGTACAAAGTTGAAGATGAAGCCTTCATCAAGATGTTTTCTATCAATAATATTCATATTATTAGTTATGAACAAAGTTTGCGTTGGTCTACTATATTTCAAAACAACAAGTGGTTGCTTAGAAACGTTTGGATTCGTCCTGTTGAAGCTAAGCTGAGCATGAAGTTTTTAATTACCTTTAACATCTTGATTCCTACATTGGTGTGGAACAAGCATTATTTATCGAGACCGTTGTTTCGCCGATTGATTAGAAATTATTATGCTATATTATAA
- the LOC110865182 gene encoding uncharacterized protein LOC110865182 isoform X2, with product MLKGSCRNICPKDHKMEKLGFAMIVDEIFTRLPAKAIGCLKCVCKDFCGNLDVFTSKQITLPSNVDPIFLRILASLNGPLLVTFNARCCELILWNPTTRCHKLLSVSDFSQWYVQKCDTGGMYFDETNDLKVLHIKYYLLNNVVTARVYSRRCETWREIDFLRGVNFGGQGYSMSSEIYSGKSIYFVCSRSWYPGPFERYIVAFNVISETFRSIRFPESLEVTPWPGKILSIAKKLHFIVVEGSPELSVGLYKVEDEAFIKMFSINNIHIISYEQSLRWSTIFQNNKWLLRNVWIRPVEAKLSMKFLITFNILIPTLVWNKHYLSRPLFRRLIRNYYAIL from the exons ATGCTAAAAGGCAGTTGTAGAAATATATG CCCCAAAGATCATAAAATGGAAAAGCTTGGGTTTGCAATGATCGTTGATGAAATATTCACAAGGCTCCCTGCCAAAGCTATTGGTtgtttgaaatgtgtttgcaaaGATTTCT GTGGGAATTTGGATGTGTTTACAAGCAAACAGATCACTTTACCTAGCAATGTTGACCCTATATTCTTACGTATTCTAGCATCGCTTAATGGGCCGTTGTTAGTGACTTTTAATGCGAGATGCTGTGAGCTGATCCTTTGGAATCCAACAACCAGGTGCCATAAGTTGTTGTCCGTCTCAGACTTTTCTCAGTGGTATGTTCAAAAATGTGATACAGGTGGAatgtattttgatgaaaccaatgATCTTAAAGTGCTTCACATCAAATATTATTTGTTGAATAATGTCGTTACTGCTCGTGTTTATTCACGACGTTGTGAGACATGGAGGGAAATAGATTTCTTGAGGGGAGTTAATTTCGGTGGTCAGGGTTATTCAATGTCTTCCGAAATTTATTCTGGCAAATCCATATATTTCGTGTGTTCAAGAAGTTGGTATCCTGGCCCTTTCGAGAGGTATATAGTTGCTTTCAATGTTATTTCCGAAACTTTTAGAAGCATTCGTTTTCCTGAAAGTTTGGAAGTTACTCCTTGGCCAGGAAAAATTCTGAGCATTGCAAAGAAGCTCCATTTTATTGTTGTTGAAGGGTCTCCCGAGTTATCTGTTGGTTTGTACAAAGTTGAAGATGAAGCCTTCATCAAGATGTTTTCTATCAATAATATTCATATTATTAGTTATGAACAAAGTTTGCGTTGGTCTACTATATTTCAAAACAACAAGTGGTTGCTTAGAAACGTTTGGATTCGTCCTGTTGAAGCTAAGCTGAGCATGAAGTTTTTAATTACCTTTAACATCTTGATTCCTACATTGGTGTGGAACAAGCATTATTTATCGAGACCGTTGTTTCGCCGATTGATTAGAAATTATTATGCTATATTATAA
- the LOC118479543 gene encoding uncharacterized protein LOC118479543, whose product MDDFLKNVVFSNIDDVWEISEPRSVIILGTVKEISKEVGWFSLKCPNCLNEACTKNMGLTKFDGGCDEDQHTLYVCTNEFCRKNVIDEPVLRLKVRVKDSSGDVSLILFHNTANHVIEKSAKQLVQDNTLDDGTVRFPNELKTLVDKLFAFKIEVSESNLTYCDEEYEIQRITDDESVVDVVKQMSGISQRCMLDDKKNGTPISLVMSSDGDSIDKKTCSMVCKETTSKRKLLDLYNLDVISKSSICESTSNNIVESVKDVGKKEIKFTHFNE is encoded by the exons ATGGATGATTTTCTAAAGAATGTTGTTTTTAGTAACATCGATGATGTGTGGGAAATTAGTGAG CCACGATCTGTTATCATACTGGGTACCGTAAAGGAAATATCCAAGGAGGTTGGTTGGTTTTCTTTGAAGTGTCCTAATTGTTTAAATGAGGCTTGTACAAAAAACATGGGTTTAACTAAATTTGACGGAGGTTGTGATGAAGACCAACATACGTTGTATGTGTGCACTAATGAATTTTGTCGAAAAAATGTTATTGATGAACCGGTTTTAAG ATTGAAGGTTCGTGTTAAGGATAGCAGTGGTGATGTATCTCTTATTTTGTTTCATAATACGGCTAACCATGTTATCGAGAAGTCTGCAAAACAGTTGGTTCAGGATAACACATTG GATGATGGTACTGTGCGATTTCCAAACGAATTAAAAACtttggtggataaattgtttgcaTTCAAGATTGAAGTCAGTGAGTCTAACTTGACATATTGTGATGAAGAATACGAGATTCAAAGAATAACTGACGATGAATCAGTTGTTGATGTGGTTAAACAAATGTCTGGGATTAGTCAG AGATGTATGCTTGATGATAAGAAGAATGGTACTCCAATTTCGCTTGTGATGAGTTCCGATGGTGATTCAATTGATAAAAAAACATGTTCAATGGTTTGTAAAGAGACGACGTCTAAGCGTAAATTGCTTGATCTTTACAATTTGGATGTCATTTCGAAGTCGAGCATCTGTGAAAGTACAAGTAATAATATTGTGGAGAGCGTGAAAGATGTTGGTAAGAAAGAGATTAAGTTTACCCATTTTAATGAGTGA
- the LOC110863916 gene encoding B3 domain-containing transcription factor VRN1-like, with translation MKNKPPNMSVQLSAGEGHTWELKIEKRGRRYYLTDGWMNVIKDMQLKFGYILVFDIIQNPKLTMTVFHPDGSEFIIPKKNLLNKRKRTRITKDATSKHHHLLQTTAHLKRLPQRNSSSQMKLLKRRKLLRHAL, from the exons ATGAAAAATAAACCCCCAAACATGTCAGTACAACTATCTGCAGGTGAAGGACATACATGGGAATTAAAGATAGAGAAAAGAGGAAGACGATACTATTTGACAGATGGATGGATGAATGTTATAAAAGACATGCAGCTAAAATTCGGCTACATTCTCGTGTTTGACATAATTCAAAATCCAAAGCTGACGATGACTGTTTTCCATCCTGATGGAAGTGAATTTATAATCCCAAAAAAGAACCTGTTGAACAAAAGGAAGCGCACACGCATAACCAAGGATGCCACATCAAAGCACCATCATCTACTGCAGACAACAGCACATTTGAAAAGACTGCCACAGAGAAATTC TTCATCCCAGATGAAGTTGTTAAAAAGAAGAAAATTGCTCAGACACGCACTTtga